CACGCGCTGGCCGTGGAAAGGGTTGCAACAGGTCTAGCTGCTTTGAGGATCGAGCTTTGCCCAGCGTACATGAGCGAGTACTGCTTCTGGAGGATTTACTTTGTACTTATGCATCCTAAGTTCAGCAAGCATGATGCCTTGCTTCTCTCTACTCCTCAGGTATGCTTCATTTCTCTTTTCATCTCTTCTCAAGTTTTGAAGCTAATCTGATTTTTTCATGGACTTTTTGGCTAATAATTAACTTCAATAGTGTAGCATTTGAGTTAGGTTTGCAAAGTCTATGTCATGttatttaaataactaataattTGGGAAAAGAGTTGCTTTCTGATGTGAATCATtgtatttttcctttttcaatAAAGGTACTTGAATCAAGAGCATTATTATCCCATGAGCTGCTGCATAAGAGAAACAAAGCTGCACTAGTGCTGCCAGAGACTAGTGGTGATACTGGAACTGCTGCTAATGCCAATGAGGAACCACTTACTGTGTCTTCACCAGAACCAGTCAAAACCATCTCCGTGGAAACAATACATTTGAGTGATACATCTGAGGTTGAGACGGAGAAGCACCCAATTGAGAGCAAGGAGATACAAGTTGTTGACAAGCCTGTGATTGAAGAAAAACCAGCACCAGCGCCCCATGACAAGCCAGTCACTGGATCTTCACCTAGAGTTATTGACGTTCAagtcgatgatgatgatgatgatgatgttgatgatTGGTTGAAGGATGAAGATAATGCAGGAACTGTTAGCTCCACCGTAGCAACCAAACATGTTGTGGATGAGGATGAAGATGTAACGTTTAGTGATCTTGAAGAAGATGACGACGATGTGCCAGTGAATTACAAGAAATGATTCTTGAATCCTCAGCCCTACCAagttaagttttatttaaaCGCTGTCTGTTGAAGAAGATTGTGCCACGGCCGGGCTCAGGTAAGccggaagaaagaaaagaatgaaaCGATGCGCACTAGTGTTGATGACAAAACTTTGATGCAGTATTGTGTGATCTGTGACCCTTACTATCCGTTTAATTGCAATTATGTTTGTGTACGCTCTCTTTCGAGAAACTGCCGGGCTTGTAAATAAACCAGCACCATGTCATGATAATTAATTATGCAAAAATATACGAAATTTATGTAAGCCATTTATTACTAACCTTTTGAAACTAGTGTGATGTTATTAAAActagaaaaaagtaaaaataatatttttgttcagtttaatttagtttaatttttttggttcagATTTGGTTAATGatcctaaaatttaaaatatccaagattataaaaaaaagcgAATAAAAATGTTTGAACTACCAAAATATCTGAATTAATCAAAACTTCTTATATAACAAGCTTTTGAAGTGCACAAAtgcttaaaaatattcaaagttaAGTAAAAACAAAGGTTTTAAAAATCAAGCAACTTTGTATTTTTT
The Brassica napus cultivar Da-Ae chromosome A1, Da-Ae, whole genome shotgun sequence DNA segment above includes these coding regions:
- the LOC106448127 gene encoding uncharacterized protein LOC106448127, giving the protein MAWLARSIANSLKIDEEDDEEKETIEHPGSDQPSSPSALKSQSPRGVKEDISELTKTFRSQLWGVASFLAPPPSSSDPADEETRKSSDLAEGEEDLIAGIRSDFVEIGGRFKTGISKLSGNLPVSEITKMASSFWQGGGGDSKERDGVGDVIGVTEEVVGFAKDLALHPDTWLDFPFPEEDHNFDDFEMTDAQYEHALAVERVATGLAALRIELCPAYMSEYCFWRIYFVLMHPKFSKHDALLLSTPQVLESRALLSHELLHKRNKAALVLPETSGDTGTAANANEEPLTVSSPEPVKTISVETIHLSDTSEVETEKHPIESKEIQVVDKPVIEEKPAPAPHDKPVTGSSPRVIDVQVDDDDDDDVDDWLKDEDNAGTVSSTVATKHVVDEDEDVTFSDLEEDDDDVPVNYKK